From one Chloroflexota bacterium genomic stretch:
- a CDS encoding aromatic ring-hydroxylating dioxygenase subunit alpha → METKDLIIDDADRGIFRYHRSSLTSPGVLELEKERIFDRCWLYLGHESEVEKPGDYRRRNVAGRPLFFVRGEDGRVRVFLNSCPHRGAVLCRRDEGNAKVFQCFYHAWTFGINGELAGFPDREGYSDQFDWTTMGLVSPPRVDSYRGFYFVSFNRHVEDLETFLAGAKEYIDIIADQSEDGMRVSSGSHQYSVQSNWKLMTENGIDGYHLLPLHRSYFEYVFNLAREVPGASLLEDWEPGGVLSLGNGHAVAISGGSAGRTVAHWHPLLGEDTKEEVTRIRERLVERFGEERAYRIADYNRFILIYPNLFIYDFIYTTIKVHWPTAPDRSEVTGWSLVPSEHSSNLLARRLDNFLTLAGPGGFAIPDDIEAAESCQAGIQAGGPEWSDVSRGMHRQDSTSDELQMRTFWRQWHGHLTGRDKVETADRVPQKAGD, encoded by the coding sequence GTGGAGACGAAAGACTTGATCATTGATGATGCCGACAGGGGCATATTTCGCTACCATCGCTCTTCCTTGACCTCGCCTGGCGTCCTTGAGTTGGAGAAGGAGCGCATATTCGATCGGTGCTGGCTGTACTTGGGACACGAGTCGGAGGTGGAAAAGCCGGGTGACTACCGCCGGCGGAACGTGGCGGGGCGTCCGCTGTTTTTTGTCAGGGGTGAAGACGGCCGGGTAAGGGTGTTCCTGAACAGCTGCCCGCACCGCGGCGCCGTGCTATGCCGCCGGGATGAGGGCAACGCCAAAGTATTTCAGTGCTTCTACCATGCCTGGACCTTTGGCATCAATGGAGAATTGGCCGGTTTTCCTGACAGGGAGGGCTATAGCGATCAGTTCGACTGGACCACGATGGGGTTGGTTTCTCCACCCCGTGTCGACAGCTACCGTGGCTTCTACTTTGTCAGCTTCAACCGACACGTTGAAGACCTTGAGACCTTCCTCGCCGGCGCCAAGGAATACATTGATATCATAGCCGATCAGTCAGAAGACGGCATGAGAGTAAGTAGTGGTTCTCACCAGTACTCCGTACAGTCAAATTGGAAACTGATGACTGAGAACGGCATCGACGGCTATCACCTTCTGCCGTTGCACAGATCCTACTTTGAGTACGTTTTCAATCTGGCCAGAGAGGTGCCGGGAGCAAGTTTGCTGGAAGATTGGGAGCCCGGAGGGGTCTTGTCTTTGGGGAACGGCCATGCAGTCGCGATTAGTGGTGGCTCGGCTGGCCGAACCGTTGCCCACTGGCACCCCCTCTTGGGTGAAGACACAAAGGAAGAGGTCACACGCATCCGGGAGCGGCTGGTTGAGCGGTTCGGAGAGGAGCGGGCCTATCGAATAGCCGACTATAACCGGTTCATTTTGATCTACCCAAACTTGTTCATCTATGACTTTATATATACCACCATCAAAGTCCACTGGCCTACTGCGCCAGACAGGTCGGAAGTAACTGGCTGGAGCCTCGTCCCCAGTGAGCATAGTTCGAACTTGCTGGCTCGCCGGCTGGACAACTTCCTCACTCTCGCGGGTCCAGGAGGTTTCGCCATTCCAGATGACATAGAAGCGGCTGAATCGTGCCAGGCCGGCATTCAGGCCGGTGGACCGGAATGGTCGGATGTCTCTCGGGGCATGCACCGCCAGGACTCGACTTCCGATGAGTTGCAAATGCGGACTTTCTGGCGGCAATGGCACGGTCATCTGACGGGACGGGATAAGGTCGAGACGGCAGACCGGGTCCCGCAAAAGGCGGGTGATTGA
- a CDS encoding aromatic-ring-hydroxylating dioxygenase subunit beta: MQISQPRSLREEVEDFLYEEAALLDEWRLDEWAALFTEDARYVVPTTDLPEGDPYRNVAFINDDIVRLRARVRRLKSRHAHRESPSSRTRRFISNVRVKETEDNDLAVTANALVYRFRDGEDAPFVGHFEYRLKRVDGGFKISYRRAVLDHESLTHHGAVSIIF; this comes from the coding sequence ATGCAGATAAGCCAACCCCGCTCTCTTAGAGAAGAGGTTGAGGATTTCCTCTACGAGGAAGCGGCGCTGTTGGACGAATGGCGCCTTGATGAGTGGGCCGCCCTCTTTACTGAGGATGCCAGATACGTGGTCCCTACCACTGACCTGCCCGAAGGAGACCCCTATCGGAACGTGGCCTTCATCAACGACGACATTGTGCGCCTCCGGGCCAGGGTCAGGCGCTTGAAGAGTCGCCACGCCCACCGGGAGAGTCCCTCGTCGCGCACCCGTCGCTTCATCAGCAATGTCCGGGTCAAAGAGACCGAAGACAACGATCTGGCGGTGACTGCCAACGCCCTCGTGTACCGGTTCCGCGACGGTGAGGACGCCCCCTTCGTGGGCCACTTCGAGTACAGGCTGAAGCGCGTCGACGGCGGGTTCAAGATCAGCTACCGGCGTGCGGTGCTGGACCATGAGTCGCTAACGCACCACGGGGCGGTAAGCATCATCTTCTAG
- a CDS encoding methyltransferase domain-containing protein produces MSTGPDSPFRPEYFRREDESPDVLFYRDPRLVVHIDDRAIEAVGEYFGTSLPSEGIILDLMSSWRSHLPADFARERLIGLGLNGVELAENPQLDDRVLADINTVRGLPFRDNSLHAAVITVSIQYITHPVEIFREVHRVLEDRGSFHIIYSNRMFPTKATAIWRSLDDYEHAQLITAYFAVAGGWEQPRVLDISPQPKGASDPLYVVSARKVAE; encoded by the coding sequence ATGAGCACCGGACCGGACAGCCCGTTTCGCCCAGAGTACTTCCGACGCGAGGACGAGTCGCCGGACGTCCTCTTCTACCGGGATCCGAGGCTCGTCGTGCACATCGACGACCGGGCCATCGAGGCGGTGGGGGAGTATTTCGGCACGAGCCTGCCGTCGGAAGGCATCATCCTCGACCTGATGAGCAGCTGGCGGTCGCACCTGCCGGCGGACTTCGCGCGGGAGCGGCTCATCGGCCTGGGCCTGAACGGCGTGGAGCTGGCCGAGAACCCGCAGCTCGACGACCGGGTGCTCGCCGACATCAACACGGTGCGAGGGCTGCCGTTCCGGGACAACTCGCTGCACGCGGCGGTCATCACCGTCTCGATTCAGTACATCACGCACCCGGTGGAGATCTTTCGGGAGGTGCACCGCGTGCTGGAGGACCGGGGAAGCTTCCACATCATCTATTCCAACCGCATGTTCCCGACCAAGGCAACGGCAATCTGGCGCTCGCTGGACGACTACGAGCACGCACAGCTCATCACCGCGTACTTCGCGGTGGCTGGGGGTTGGGAGCAGCCTCGCGTTCTGGACATCAGCCCGCAGCCGAAAGGCGCCTCCGACCCGCTCTACGTGGTCTCAGCACGGAAGGTAGCGGAGTGA
- a CDS encoding MFS transporter, whose translation MAQTKGRTRTPYIVKKNTALLASSQAFSGAGGQMVPTLAPVLVVQMINNASLAGIGTSITGLSRLIIAYPIGRLTDAFGRRAGVVLGLLLTGIGAGITGTSAILSNFPILLFGLLVMGLGTGAVQQLRVAAADMYPPSRRAEGLGLVLTGSLVGAVFGPILIRTAEWAAPGFDLEPIALAWFFVPVAVIGSLTLILQVRPDPKEIASNLSDYYPDYVPPPAIQGTPPKVSIVTFMKEYPKLTAFVSMFSVQGNMNMMMAMTSLALNEHGFPLSSISLSVAIHVIGMFGFSIPIGRLADRIGRRNMMLIGVFVAAAGTWFIVATPYYWIITMGTFLVGLGWSGVNISATALYADTTAPAARGRVIGANDTFTATAAIGMPLVGGVVIETMGLHFLGFFGMALMVPALYFLLRLRERYPGTYEGPGDRARAAAEG comes from the coding sequence ATGGCGCAGACCAAGGGCAGGACGCGCACACCCTACATCGTCAAGAAGAATACGGCTCTGCTTGCCTCATCGCAGGCGTTCAGCGGAGCCGGCGGGCAGATGGTGCCGACGCTGGCGCCCGTGCTCGTGGTGCAGATGATCAACAACGCGTCGCTGGCGGGTATCGGCACGAGCATCACGGGACTGAGCCGGCTCATCATCGCCTATCCCATCGGGCGACTGACGGATGCGTTCGGACGGCGAGCGGGCGTGGTGCTGGGGCTGCTGCTGACGGGAATAGGGGCGGGCATCACAGGCACCTCGGCAATTCTGTCGAATTTCCCAATCCTGCTCTTCGGGCTGCTGGTGATGGGGCTCGGAACGGGGGCCGTACAGCAGCTTCGGGTGGCGGCTGCGGACATGTACCCGCCAAGCCGCCGCGCAGAGGGGCTGGGGCTCGTGCTCACGGGCTCGCTGGTGGGGGCCGTGTTTGGGCCCATCCTCATTCGCACTGCGGAATGGGCTGCGCCGGGGTTCGACCTGGAACCGATCGCGCTTGCCTGGTTCTTCGTGCCCGTGGCGGTCATCGGCAGCTTGACGCTCATCCTGCAGGTGCGGCCGGACCCCAAGGAGATCGCCAGCAACCTCTCGGACTACTACCCGGACTATGTCCCGCCGCCCGCGATTCAGGGAACTCCGCCCAAGGTGAGCATCGTCACGTTCATGAAGGAGTACCCCAAGCTCACGGCATTCGTGTCCATGTTCAGCGTACAGGGCAACATGAATATGATGATGGCGATGACCTCCCTCGCCCTCAACGAGCATGGGTTTCCGCTGTCAAGCATCTCGCTCTCGGTGGCCATTCACGTCATCGGCATGTTCGGGTTCTCCATTCCCATCGGGCGGCTTGCAGACCGCATTGGCCGCCGCAACATGATGCTGATAGGGGTCTTTGTGGCGGCAGCCGGGACATGGTTCATCGTGGCGACACCCTACTACTGGATCATCACGATGGGCACGTTCCTGGTGGGGCTGGGCTGGTCGGGCGTGAACATCTCGGCGACGGCGCTGTACGCGGACACGACTGCGCCGGCAGCCCGCGGCCGCGTCATCGGCGCGAACGACACGTTCACGGCGACGGCGGCCATCGGCATGCCGCTGGTGGGCGGCGTTGTAATCGAGACGATGGGGTTGCACTTCCTGGGGTTCTTCGGGATGGCGCTGATGGTGCCTGCCCTTTACTTCCTGCTGCGGCTGCGGGAGCGCTACCCGGGCACGTATGAGGGACCGGGCGACAGGGCGAGGGCAGCGGCAGAGGGCTAG